The genomic window GCCCCAGACGCTCGGCGATGTCATACCAGCGGAAAATCCTGAGCCGCCCATCCTTCCAAGCGAGGCTTGAGCCGGGAGCCAGCGCTAGGATCCCGTCCCAGAAGGTGCGCTCGCCGTGATCGTAAAGCCCGCCCTTGAGGTACGCGGCCCAGGAGGCTTCGTCGGGCCTCTTGGGCGCCCCGGCCGCGTGGAGGGCCTTGATTTCGCTCGCGGCCAGAAGCTCGCCCCCGGCGCCCAAATGGTAATAAAGAGGCTTGACCCCGAAGCGGTCCCGGGCCGCGAACAGCGACTTTTCGCGGCTGTCCCAGATGAGGAAGGCGAACATCCCGATGAAGCGGTCAAGGCAGGCCGGACCCCAGCGCTCGTAAGCGGCCAAGACCACCTCGGTGTCGCTGCGGCTGCGGTAGGGGTAGCTCGAAAGCTCCCGGCGCAGCTCCAGGTAATTGTAGACCTCCCCGTTGAATGCGATTTGGTAGCGGCCGTCGGCGCTCGAGAGCGGCTGGCGGGCGCAGTCCGAGAGATCGATGACGGCCAGCCTCCCGTGCCCCAGCGCGGCCAGGCCCGCCTCGTCTTGGAACACGCCCTCGGCGTCGGGTCCTCGGTGGGCTTGGGCGCGGACCATGGCCCGGACCCTGTCAAGGCCGGCCGCCGGCCCGAAAATCCCCGAGATCGAGCACATCAGCCCAGCAGCTCCTCGGCCCTGCGCCAGTCATCCAGGTCGTCAAGGTTGACGGACTCCCGCGCCTCCACGGGATAGCCGACCAGGCGCTTGCCGAAAAGAGAATGCCCCTGCATCAGGACGTCGCGCCGCGTCACGTAGACCGAGCCCTCGCGGTGGAAGGCCGGGGGCAGGTCCTGCCGACGCGGGATGGGGGCTTCCTCGCCAGTGGACAGGCGCAGGAGGCCGCTTGCGTCTTGGAAATAGACCCAATGGGGGTTGTGCTCGTGGGGCACGGGAAGGACCGTGATCACGGCGTCGGCCTCGGAACGCGAGAGGGTCTCCACGCAGGCGTCTATGGTCCCGGCCCGCCTTAGGGGATTGGTGGGCTGAAGAAGGCACACCGCGTCGTAGCGCTCCCCCGCGGCCTCGACGAAGGCCACCGCGTGCCGGACCACGGCCAGCATGGGAGTCTCATCCGCGGCCAATTCGGCCGGCCTCGTGAAGGGCACTTCCAGGCCGCAGTCCCGGCAGAGGCCGGCGATCTCGGCGTCGTCGGTGCTGACGATCACGCGGCTGAGAGTCCGCGCCGCCAGCGCCGGACCGGCGGTGTGCGCGACTAGGGGCCTTCCGGCCAAAAGGCGGGCGTTCTTGCGGGGAATCCCCTTCGAGCCTCCCCGGGCGGGAACCACTCCCAGGACTTTCATCAATACGTAAGCCTTTTCTCGATGGTGAGCGGCAACTCGGCCAGGAAGCGGGCAATCCGCTCCCCAGCCTTGCCGTCCCCGTACAGCGGATTGGGAGGACAGCGGCCGTTCTTGATCTGGGCGCCTACGGCTTGGCCGATCTCCCGGCGGTCATAGCCCACCTCGACGACGTTGCTTCCCCTTTCCCGACCCTGCTGGCGGGAGCCGATGTCGACCACGGGGACCCCGAGATAGGAGCTTTCCCGGATGCCCACGCTCGAGTTTCCGACCAGACAGCTGCAGTGGTAAATAAGGCGCAGGAAATCCTGGGGGGCCATGTTCTTGAAGAAATGGATGTTCTCCGGGCGCTCGTTCTCGCGGAAGGAGCGGATCGCGTTGGAGGTCCCATCGGAGCCCGCATCCACGTTGGGCCAGAACCATAGCACCGGCATGCCGCAGCCCCGGGCGGCGTGGAGGGTCTCCTCGACGTGACCGCGGGCCAGGGCGTACTCCGTGGTAACGGGATGCTGGAGCACGACGAGGTAGCCCTTGGACAGGTCCCCCTTTTGCCCGACACCCCCGTATTTGGAGAAAGGATCGAAACCAAGCCCGTCGGAGGGCAATATCTCCGCCGCCAGATCCACCGAGGGGCAGCCGGTCACGAAAACGGATTCGGGCCTTTCGCCCATGCGCCGCACGCGCTCCGCCGCCATTTCCGTCGCCACGAAATGAAGGTCCGCGAGCTTGGTCACGGAGTGGCGCACCTTCTCGTCTATGGACCCGCTCACCTCGCCTCCCTGGACGTGGGCCACCGGTATGTTCATGTAGGAGGCGGCCACGGCCGTGGCCAAGGTCTCGTAGCGGTCGGCGATGGTCACGACCACGTCGGGAGAGAGGTTGTTGAACACCGTGCCCAATTCCAGGATGCCGAGGCCCGTGGTCTTGGCCATGGCTGCCAGGTTCTGCCCCTCCAGGACCATGTAGACCTTGGAGGCGATCGCAAAGCCGTCGCTTTCGATATAGCGCACGGCCGTGCCGTAGCGGTCCAGGAGGGCCGAGGCCGCCACGACGAGCTGGAGCTCGAGATCCGGGCGGGCTTGGATGGCCTTGAGCGCGGTCTTGATGCGGCTGTAGCTGGGCCGGGCCGTCACCACGACGCAGACCTTGCGCTTGCGGCTCACGCGAGGTCCCCGCGCTTGAGGAGCGCGTCGGCGGGCACGTCTTTCTTGAGGCGCCGGCCCAGCAGCCTCTCAAGCTCGGCGGCCGGTATCCCGGTCCCTGGTTTTTTCAAGGCCAGGTGCTCCCGCCGGAGGACCGCGCCCCGAGAGAGGCGTACCCGGGCCGCCACGCTTTTGGTAAACAACGGGCGAAGCCCCGCCGTTTTGCGGCTGAGCTCGTTCTTGGAGGCGCCCGATGCGTTCATAGCCTCGATGAAGCGCACCCCCTTGACAAGCTGGGACAGCTCTTGCGGAGTCAAGGATGCCGGGATGTCGGGGCCGAACATGTCGCGGCTTAAAGCCACGTGCACCTCCAGGGCCGAGCAGCCGAGCGCGGCCGCGGCGAGCCCCGGATAAACGGTGCCGGAGTGGTCGGATAGCCCCGCCTCGCAGCGGTAGCGCCGGCGGAAAAACTCGATGAGGCGCAGGCCCACGCTCTCGGGAGGGCAGGGGTAGAGGGAGGAGCACTGCATGAGGACCAGAGGAACTTTCGCCGCCTGGACTCTTTTGACCGCTTTGTCTATCTCCGCGAGCGCGCTCATCCCCGTGGAGGCCAGAACGGGCTTCTTGGATGCCAAAAGACGGTCTAAAAGCGGGGCGTTGGAAAGCTCCCCCGAGGCCACCTTCCAGGCCGGAACCCCGACGCGAAGGAGGAGCTCGGCGGCTTCCAGGGAAAAGGGGGAGCTCAAGAACAGGAGGTCCTTGTCGCGGGCGTGGCGCGCAAGCCCCCGCCACTGCTCCTCGCTGAATTCCATGCGCTTCCAGTAGTCGTAGCGGCTCTTGTCCTGAAAGCTGAAGCGCGCCCGCCAAGGTTCGGCGGGGGTGCTCTCCGCGGCGGCGATATGGGTCTGGAATTTGACCGCGTCGGCCCCGGCCGAGGCCACTGCGTCTATGAAGGCGTGGGCCATGCCGAGGCTGCCGTCATGGCTCTGGGCCACCTCGCCGATGATCAGGCAGTGCTCCCGAGAGAAGCGCCTGCCGCCTACCTTAAACACAGCGTAAGTATAGGGTGGGCCTCATCATAAGTCAAGCGCCGTCACCGGGGCCTCAGCATCACGGAAAGGCTCGAGGTACAGAGGTCTTCCGGAGCGTAGGCCCGAAACCCGCCGGAGAGGGGAAAGCCCGACGCCAAAACCTCGCGGGCCTGCTCGTCCACCTCGGTCCGCGCCTCGATGACCTGGAAAGAGAGCTCATCGAACAATCTCAGGTAGTCGCTGGCCCTCATGCGGTTGCAGTAGGCGAACTGGTTTCCGGCCAGGCGGGCCCATTCGGCCTCCTCGAAGCGCAGGAAATTGATCTTGCTGATGGACTTGTCCGTGTGTTGGAAGTGATCGGTCGGATCTATGCAATGGATGGCAGCGCCCCCCTCGGCCAGGACCCGGCGAGCCTCAAAGAATAGGGAGCGCAGGGCCGCGGGAGAGATGTGCTCGAGGACGGAGAGGGAAACGTGATAATCCAGGCTTTTGTCGGGGGCGGACAGGCGGGCGGCGTCGACGGGGGCCGCGTATTCTATTCCTGCCTCCTGAAGAAAGGCGGGAGGCTGGCCCCATAGCCGGGAGAGCAAGTCCATGCGGTCCTTCACCATGGCTGGATCGGCCGCCGATGCGCACAGGGGCTCCAGGGACTCCCTGTTTTGAACGATCCTTCCCAAGGCGCGGCGCGTGAGTTCCCAGTTAAGCCTGGGATGAGCATCCACGGTCAAAACCGCCCTCGCCCCCATGATGAAAAATCCGACCGGCATGGTCGGCTTGTGCCCGGTGCCGCACTCGAGGAAGGAGCGCCCCTCGATCGCCAGGCCCCGGGCCCGCATCCAGCGCGCCATCTCCACGGTCCTCAAAAATTGAGGGATCGGATCGGCGTCTAAGCGTCCGAAGCCCCTTTGCAGGGCCTCGTAGAGCGAGGGCCCCAAAGGCAGGGCGTCGCAAAGCCTCATGGCCAGGGCCTTAAGGCGCCAGTTCATGCCCCGCTTGACCTCCCGGTTCGAGAGGTTATACGATGAATGGCCGCGCCATGAACAAACGAATCGCCGACTGCCGTATCCATGAGACCGCCATGGTCATGGACTTCGTGAACCTCTACTCCTGCGAGATCGGCCCGGAGGCCTTCATCGGGCCATTCGTCGAGATCCAGAAAGAGGCCAAGGTCGGGGAGAAGAGCCGCATCAGCTCCCATAGCTTTGTCTGCCAGGGCGTGACCATAGGGAAGAACTGCTTCATCGGCCACGGGGTAATGTTCACCAACGACAAGTACGACTCCCCCTTTCCCAATCAAGGCGACGCCGTCCTGAGGCCCACCCGGGTGGGAGACCACGTGCGCATAGGCTCCAACGCCACCATCCTGCCCGTCTCCATCGGGGACCGCGCCGTCATCGGGGCCGGCGCGGTGGTCACCAAGGACGTGCCCGCCGGAGCCGTCGTGGCCGGCAATCCCGCCCGTCAAATCCGCGAGATCGCCTGATCAAGATCCTCGACTAGGTCCCGGGCGTCCTCGATGCCCACCGACAATCGGATGAGGCCGTCGGAGAGCCCCGAGCGCAGCCTCTCCTCCCGCGGGATGGAGCCGTGGGTCATGCTCGGGGGATGCCCGATCAAGGACTCGACCCCTCCCAGGCTCTCGGCCAAAGAGAAGACCTCGGTAAGGGAGGCCATGCGCATGGATTCCTCCAAGCCGGCCACAAGCTCGAAGGAGATCATGCCGCCGAAGCCCCTCATCTGGGCCTTGGCCAGCTCATGCCCGGGGTGGCCGGCCAGCCCCGGGTAGTGGACCCGGGCCACCTTCGGGTGACGGCTCAAGAACTCCGCCACCTCCTGGGCGTTGCGGCAATGCTTCTCCATGCGCAGGGGCAAGGTCTTGGTGCCGCGAAGGACCAAAAAGCAGTCCATGGGCCCGGGCACCGCCCCGACGGCGTTTTGGAGAAACTTGAGCCTCTCGAAAAGCTCCGGATCGTTGGTCGCGATCGCCCCCCCCACCACGTCGGAATGCCCGCCCAGATACTTCGTGGTGGAATGGACCGCCAAATCGGCCCCGAGCTCCAGGGGCCTCTGGAGAGCAGGAGTGGCGAAGGTGTTGTCTATGGCCACGCGGGCGCCCTTGCGGCGCGCGAGCCCGCAGACCGCGGCGATGTCGGTGATCTTGAGCATGGGATTGGAGGGGGTCTCGATCCATATCCAGCGGGTTTCCGGCCGGATCGCTCCCACCAGGGCCTTCAGGTCGGTCGCGTCCGCGAAGCTGAAGCGTATCCCAAAGCGCTCGAACACCTTGGTGAAGACCCGGTAGGTCCCCCCGTAGAGATCGTGGCAGGAGACCACGTGGTCTCCCGAGCTCAAGAGCTCCATCACCGTGGAGATGGCCGCCATCCCCGATGAAAAGCACAGACCGAAGCGCGCCCCCTCCAAGGCCGCGAGGTTGGCCTCCAGGGCCAGGCGCGTGGGGTTGACCGTGCGCGCGTAATCGAAGCCCTTGTGCTTGCCCGGGGCTTCCTGGGCATAGGTCGAGGTAAGGTACACCGGAGTCATCACGGCACCCGTGGTCGGATCGGGCCGCTGCCCGGCGTGGACCGCCTCGGTCGCGAAGCGATGCTTTTTGGCCGTTGAGCTCACCCTACGATTGCCTTCTCTTCTCGAGCTTGGCGGCCCGCGACTCCGCCTTGCCGCTGGCCTTGGTGCCCGGGAACTTCGAGGAAACCTCGCGGTACACCTCTATGGCCTTGTCCACGTCGTTCAAGTCCCCCTCGTATATCTCGGCCACGGAGTAGAGCTCCTGGGAGGCCTCGCGGTCGGCGGCGAAATCCTCGGCGATCTTGCGCCGGAGCTCGATCTCCATGTTGTAGTCCTTGAGGTCCTTGCGCGCGATGGCCGCCGCGCTCTGCAGGGCCTGGACGCCCTCGTGGGCGCGGAACTGCTCGGCCACGCGCTTGTAGGTCTCGATGGCCTCCAAGGGCCGCCCCAGCCTGTCGCGCTGCAGGCGCGCCATGTCCTGGAACGCCTTTAAGGCCCCCGGGGTCTTGGGGAAGAGCTTGACGATCCTTTGCTCCACCTCGACCGCGAGCTCGTACTGCCGGAGCTTCTCGCTGAAAAGCTGGGCCGTCTGCTCGAGAGCCGGCAGGACGTCGCCGCTCCCGGGGTACTTATCCACCAGCTCCTGGTAGGCCTCGATGGCTTTTTTGTAGTCCCGCAGGCGCTCCGCGTAGAGGCTGCCCATGGCGAACTGAGCCTTGGAGCGGTAGGGGCTGTCCTGATAAACCGACAAAAGCTTGCGGTAGGACAGGAGAGCCGCCGCGTACTTGGCGCTCCTCTCCTGGAGCTGGGCCAGGCTCCACTGCAGCTTGTCTAGCCCCGGATAGTCCTGGAAGCGCATCTGAAAGCGGCGGATCTCCAGGGCCGTGGGCTCGTACAGGGAGTCCTCCATCGAAGTGGAAAGCTTCTCCAGGAGCAGGGCCAGGCGCTCCGCCGCGGACTCGGCCTCGGGAGTCCTCACGAGCTCCCCGGCGGCAGGCTTGAGTTTGCGGTTGAGCCTCTTTTCGGCCAGGTCGAGAAAGGCGGATTTGGCCTGCAGGGACATCTTGGAGCCCGGATACTCGTGCAAGAGCTTCAGGAGGTCCACCATGGCGGGCTTGTAGTCGCCCTTCTTTTGGCGAAGGCTGGCCAGGATGAACAAGGCATCGGCCCGGTTCGGGCTGTCGGGGTGCTGCTCCACGAACACGTCCAGGTCCTCGATGGCCGCGTCGATGACCTCGACGCGCTCCTCGTCGGCGGTCTCCCGCAAAAACTTCCATTCGGCCTCGGCGTTGCGAACCATGGAAGAACCAACGGCGGGAAGCGCCGCGGCCGCCGCCGGAGCGGCGGCGGTCGAGGCCTGAGCTTCGGCGGGAGCCGACTCTTGAGCGTATAAATTAAAGCCGCCGCACAGGGCCAAGGCAAGAATCGCTGTTTTAGTCATATTTCTCTCCTTGAGAGCCGCCATTGCCGGCGAAGCGGGACACGGCGTTGAGGATATCGTACTTGGTAATGATATCATAGCGCCCTTTTGCGGCTTGAACGATGACCGCCGGTCTTTCTGGGCCGATGAGCTCCAGGATAGCTTCGACGCGGGCCTGGGGGCCGATGACGGGCAGGGGCTGGGCCATGACCTCGCGCACGATCATTTTCTTGATCTCACGCCCCTTGAGCATGAGGCTCAAGATGTCGTCCTCGAAAACGGAGCCCACCATCTTTGCGCCCTCGAACACGGGAAGCTGGGAAATGTCCTGCTTGCGCATGCGCCGCAGGGCCTCGAGCAAGGTGTCCCGGGGCTTCCCCATGACCAAGGAGCGCCTGGCTCCGCGCCGGTGCTTGGCGGCGAGAACGTCGCTGGCGTGGATGTGTATCTCTGCCTCGAAGTATTGGTGCTCGCGCATCCATTCCTCGTTGTATATCTTCGAGAGATAGCGCATTCCCGTGTCCGGCAGGAGGATGACCATAAGTTCCGAGGCGGAAAGCTTCTCCGCGTACTTGAGGCCCGCCCAGAGCGCGGCTCCGCTGGATCCCCCGCAGAAAAGCCCCTCGAGGCGGGCCATCCTGCGCGTGGCCAGGAAGCAGTCCCGATCCGTGACCTGCAGGACGTCGTCGAGGATTTTAAGATCCATGGTGGAGGAAAATATGTCCTCGCCGATGCCCTCGACCACGTACGGCCGGGCCTCCCCCACGCGGTTGTAATGGAACTTCTCGTAATAGAGGGATCCGACGGGGTCCGCCCCGATGATCTTGATCTTGGGATTCTTCTCTTTTAAGAATTTCCCCGTCCCGGAAATGGTCCCCCCCGTGCCCATGCCGGCCACGAAATGGGTCACCTTACCCTCGCTGTCCTGCCAAATCTCGGGGCCGGTGGCCAGGTAATGGGCCCGGGGATTCTGGGGATTCTCGTATTGGTTGGGGTAGAAGGCGTTGGGTATCTCCTTGGAGAGCTTGGCCGCCACAGAATAATAGCTGCGCGGATCCTCCGGAGCCACCACCGTGGGGCAGACGATGACCTCGGCCCCCAAGGCCTTGAGGAAATTGATCTTTTCTCGGGACTGCTTGTCCGTGATGGTGAAGATCAGTTTGTAGCCGCGCAGCGCCGCTACCAAAGCGAGCCCGATGCCGGTGTTCCCGGAAGTCCCTTCGATAATGGTGCCTCCGGGCTTAAGCAGCCCCCGCTTCTCGGCGTCGTCGATCATGGTGACCGCGATGCGGTCCTTGACCGAACCGCCTGGATTGAAGAATTCCGCCTTGACATAGACCTTGGGCTTGAGCCCGTGCGTGATGCGGTTTAAGCGGATGAGCGGGGTATTGCCGATGGCGTCTAGGATGTTTTCGTAGCGCATTTTTTTCTCCAGTGATTTGGTGACAGTTACCGAACTTCTAGAAGTTCGGTAACTGTCACCAAATCACCTCTCTTCTGCCGCTCAAGGCATGATGCAAGGTGCGTTCGTCTATATAATCCAAATCGCCTCCCATGGGCACGCCATGAGCGATGCGGCTCATCTTCACGGTGGGATGCGCCCTGAGCAGCTCCGCGATGTACAAGGCCGTGGCCTCGCCTTCCGTATCGGGGTCTGTGGCCAAAATGACCTCACTTGCCTGGGGGGCGCGGCGTCCCAAGCGCTCCAGCAATTCCTTGATGCGCAGGCGCTCCGGCCCTACGCCGTCCAAAGGGGAAAGGGAGCCGTGCAGAACATGGTATAAACCCGAATAACCGCGCGAGCGCTCGATGGCGGCCACGTCCTGGGGCTCCTCGACCACGCAGATGAGGCTCGAATCCCGGCTGGAATCAGAGCAAGTCCGGCAAAGCTCGGCCTCGGCCAGATCATAGCATTCCCGGCAGTAGCGGATAGAGGACTTGGCCTGTCTCAGGGCCGAGATCAAGGTCTCTACCTCCACCTCGGGCGCGCGCAAAAGGAATAAAGCCATGCGCTCGGCCTGCTTGGGCCCGATGCCGGGCAGGCGCTTAAGGCTCGTGATCAGGCGCTGGAAGCTCTTCATTGGGGCTTTTTGACGACGCGAACCTTCCCGCCCAGGATTTCCTGGGCCTTCTGGAGGGGGCCCGCCGCGGGGGCGGCCTGAGCCTCGGTGACGTCTTTCCAAACTTGGCCTGGCGGAGCTGCCGGCTCCGGAGCTCCGGAAGACAGGTTCCCATCCACAACCTCGCTTAGCCCGGCTGTGGACTTGCCTCCCAGTTCAAACTCCAAACGCACGGGATGCCCCAAGATTGTGGCCAATTTGTCCACAATCATGGTCATGCTCCTTTTGGCCTGGTCCAAATCAAAAGAGCGGTCAAAGAAGATTTTGCAGCTCTGCCCCGCGCAGACCAAGCGGGCCTTGCCTAGGGTGGCGGCCAAGGCGGCCTTCTCCTGCATGAGGGCCTCGAGGAC from Elusimicrobiota bacterium includes these protein-coding regions:
- the asnB gene encoding asparagine synthase (glutamine-hydrolyzing), encoding MCSISGIFGPAAGLDRVRAMVRAQAHRGPDAEGVFQDEAGLAALGHGRLAVIDLSDCARQPLSSADGRYQIAFNGEVYNYLELRRELSSYPYRSRSDTEVVLAAYERWGPACLDRFIGMFAFLIWDSREKSLFAARDRFGVKPLYYHLGAGGELLAASEIKALHAAGAPKRPDEASWAAYLKGGLYDHGERTFWDGILALAPGSSLAWKDGRLRIFRWYDIAERLGPELDQRPEEEVREEYWGLLKESVKLRFRSDVPVGVNLSAGLDSALLLALVHEAQGGGGAVKAFTFVTGDPSYDELSWVEKMLARTRHSLIACPLSPGDVPALALSVQSHADGPYGGLPTLAYARLFERARGEGTVVLLDAQGMDEQWAGYDYYGA
- a CDS encoding acylneuraminate cytidylyltransferase family protein, with amino-acid sequence MKVLGVVPARGGSKGIPRKNARLLAGRPLVAHTAGPALAARTLSRVIVSTDDAEIAGLCRDCGLEVPFTRPAELAADETPMLAVVRHAVAFVEAAGERYDAVCLLQPTNPLRRAGTIDACVETLSRSEADAVITVLPVPHEHNPHWVYFQDASGLLRLSTGEEAPIPRRQDLPPAFHREGSVYVTRRDVLMQGHSLFGKRLVGYPVEARESVNLDDLDDWRRAEELLG
- the neuC gene encoding UDP-N-acetylglucosamine 2-epimerase (hydrolyzing) is translated as MSRKRKVCVVVTARPSYSRIKTALKAIQARPDLELQLVVAASALLDRYGTAVRYIESDGFAIASKVYMVLEGQNLAAMAKTTGLGILELGTVFNNLSPDVVVTIADRYETLATAVAASYMNIPVAHVQGGEVSGSIDEKVRHSVTKLADLHFVATEMAAERVRRMGERPESVFVTGCPSVDLAAEILPSDGLGFDPFSKYGGVGQKGDLSKGYLVVLQHPVTTEYALARGHVEETLHAARGCGMPVLWFWPNVDAGSDGTSNAIRSFRENERPENIHFFKNMAPQDFLRLIYHCSCLVGNSSVGIRESSYLGVPVVDIGSRQQGRERGSNVVEVGYDRREIGQAVGAQIKNGRCPPNPLYGDGKAGERIARFLAELPLTIEKRLTY
- a CDS encoding N-acetylneuraminate synthase family protein — encoded protein: MAHAFIDAVASAGADAVKFQTHIAAAESTPAEPWRARFSFQDKSRYDYWKRMEFSEEQWRGLARHARDKDLLFLSSPFSLEAAELLLRVGVPAWKVASGELSNAPLLDRLLASKKPVLASTGMSALAEIDKAVKRVQAAKVPLVLMQCSSLYPCPPESVGLRLIEFFRRRYRCEAGLSDHSGTVYPGLAAAALGCSALEVHVALSRDMFGPDIPASLTPQELSQLVKGVRFIEAMNASGASKNELSRKTAGLRPLFTKSVAARVRLSRGAVLRREHLALKKPGTGIPAAELERLLGRRLKKDVPADALLKRGDLA
- a CDS encoding class I SAM-dependent methyltransferase; translation: MNWRLKALAMRLCDALPLGPSLYEALQRGFGRLDADPIPQFLRTVEMARWMRARGLAIEGRSFLECGTGHKPTMPVGFFIMGARAVLTVDAHPRLNWELTRRALGRIVQNRESLEPLCASAADPAMVKDRMDLLSRLWGQPPAFLQEAGIEYAAPVDAARLSAPDKSLDYHVSLSVLEHISPAALRSLFFEARRVLAEGGAAIHCIDPTDHFQHTDKSISKINFLRFEEAEWARLAGNQFAYCNRMRASDYLRLFDELSFQVIEARTEVDEQAREVLASGFPLSGGFRAYAPEDLCTSSLSVMLRPR
- a CDS encoding N-acetyltransferase; this translates as MNGRAMNKRIADCRIHETAMVMDFVNLYSCEIGPEAFIGPFVEIQKEAKVGEKSRISSHSFVCQGVTIGKNCFIGHGVMFTNDKYDSPFPNQGDAVLRPTRVGDHVRIGSNATILPVSIGDRAVIGAGAVVTKDVPAGAVVAGNPARQIREIA
- a CDS encoding cystathionine gamma-synthase; this translates as MSSTAKKHRFATEAVHAGQRPDPTTGAVMTPVYLTSTYAQEAPGKHKGFDYARTVNPTRLALEANLAALEGARFGLCFSSGMAAISTVMELLSSGDHVVSCHDLYGGTYRVFTKVFERFGIRFSFADATDLKALVGAIRPETRWIWIETPSNPMLKITDIAAVCGLARRKGARVAIDNTFATPALQRPLELGADLAVHSTTKYLGGHSDVVGGAIATNDPELFERLKFLQNAVGAVPGPMDCFLVLRGTKTLPLRMEKHCRNAQEVAEFLSRHPKVARVHYPGLAGHPGHELAKAQMRGFGGMISFELVAGLEESMRMASLTEVFSLAESLGGVESLIGHPPSMTHGSIPREERLRSGLSDGLIRLSVGIEDARDLVEDLDQAISRI
- a CDS encoding tetratricopeptide repeat protein, which gives rise to MTKTAILALALCGGFNLYAQESAPAEAQASTAAAPAAAAALPAVGSSMVRNAEAEWKFLRETADEERVEVIDAAIEDLDVFVEQHPDSPNRADALFILASLRQKKGDYKPAMVDLLKLLHEYPGSKMSLQAKSAFLDLAEKRLNRKLKPAAGELVRTPEAESAAERLALLLEKLSTSMEDSLYEPTALEIRRFQMRFQDYPGLDKLQWSLAQLQERSAKYAAALLSYRKLLSVYQDSPYRSKAQFAMGSLYAERLRDYKKAIEAYQELVDKYPGSGDVLPALEQTAQLFSEKLRQYELAVEVEQRIVKLFPKTPGALKAFQDMARLQRDRLGRPLEAIETYKRVAEQFRAHEGVQALQSAAAIARKDLKDYNMEIELRRKIAEDFAADREASQELYSVAEIYEGDLNDVDKAIEVYREVSSKFPGTKASGKAESRAAKLEKRRQS
- a CDS encoding pyridoxal-phosphate dependent enzyme, with protein sequence MRYENILDAIGNTPLIRLNRITHGLKPKVYVKAEFFNPGGSVKDRIAVTMIDDAEKRGLLKPGGTIIEGTSGNTGIGLALVAALRGYKLIFTITDKQSREKINFLKALGAEVIVCPTVVAPEDPRSYYSVAAKLSKEIPNAFYPNQYENPQNPRAHYLATGPEIWQDSEGKVTHFVAGMGTGGTISGTGKFLKEKNPKIKIIGADPVGSLYYEKFHYNRVGEARPYVVEGIGEDIFSSTMDLKILDDVLQVTDRDCFLATRRMARLEGLFCGGSSGAALWAGLKYAEKLSASELMVILLPDTGMRYLSKIYNEEWMREHQYFEAEIHIHASDVLAAKHRRGARRSLVMGKPRDTLLEALRRMRKQDISQLPVFEGAKMVGSVFEDDILSLMLKGREIKKMIVREVMAQPLPVIGPQARVEAILELIGPERPAVIVQAAKGRYDIITKYDILNAVSRFAGNGGSQGEKYD
- the recR gene encoding recombination protein RecR, coding for MKSFQRLITSLKRLPGIGPKQAERMALFLLRAPEVEVETLISALRQAKSSIRYCRECYDLAEAELCRTCSDSSRDSSLICVVEEPQDVAAIERSRGYSGLYHVLHGSLSPLDGVGPERLRIKELLERLGRRAPQASEVILATDPDTEGEATALYIAELLRAHPTVKMSRIAHGVPMGGDLDYIDERTLHHALSGRREVIW